In Nicotiana tabacum cultivar K326 chromosome 19, ASM71507v2, whole genome shotgun sequence, one DNA window encodes the following:
- the LOC107770141 gene encoding protein GRAVITROPIC IN THE LIGHT 1 produces MQPSGAKDTQLRESNSQKVHPQPMEEATNQNPEAVEAMVSRIFTNISSLKSAYIQLQSAHTPYDPDKIQAADKLVISELKNLSELKHFYREHNPKPVCVSPQDSRLAAEIQEQQSLLKTYEVMVKKFQSEIQNKDSEIGQLQHQIQEANQKRVKLEKNLKLRGLSAKESENAVDENGLFVMDLTPELFRSAVEAAYRAIHDFSKPLINMMKAAGWDLDAAANSIEPDIAYAKRAHKKYAFESHICQRMFTGFQDEFFSVKHENSAVTKDSFFHQYLALREMDPLDAVGQSPDSLFGNFCRSKYIVVVHPKMEASFFGNLDQRNYIMGGGHPRTAFYQAFLKLAKSIWLLHRLAYSFDPPVRVFQVKKGSEFSEVYMESVLKNFIVDENEEKPKVGLMVMPGFYIGGSVIQCQVYLTGVKVTE; encoded by the coding sequence ATGCAACCCAGTGGTGCAAAAGATACACAACTCCGCGAGAGCAACAGCCAAAAGGTCCATCCGCAACCTATGGAGGAAGCCACAAACCAAAATCCTGAAGCAGTTGAAGCTATGGTATCTAGAATTTTTACAAATATCTCTTCCCTGAAGTCTGCCTACATTCAACTCCAATCTGCTCATACTCCTTACGACCCGGATAAAATCCAAGCTGCCGATAAACTTGTAATTTCAGAGCTGAAGAATCTCTCTGAACTCAAGCACTTCTACAGGGAGCATAATCCCAAACCTGTGTGTGTTTCACCTCAGGACTCTCGCTTGGCTGCGGAGATCCAAGAACAGCAGAGTTTGTTGAAAACTTATGAAGTTATGGTGAAGAAGTTTCAATCTGAGATTCAGAATAAAGATTCTGAGATTGGTCAGCTGCAGCATCAGATACAAGAGGCCAATCAGAAGCGGGTCAAATTGGAGAAAAACCTTAAGCTCAGGGGCTTGTCAGCCAAAGAATCAGAAAATGCAGTTGACGAGAACGGGCTTTTTGTCATGGACCTAACACCTGAGCTTTTCAGGTCAGCTGTGGAAGCTGCTTATAGGGCCATTCACGACTTCTCTAAGCCATTGATCAACATGATGAAAGCTGCTGGTTGGGATCTTGACGCTGCAGCAAACTCTATTGAGCCGGATATAGCTTATGCAAAGAGAGCTCACAAGAAGTATGCGTTTGAGTCACATATCTGCCAAAGAATGTTCACCGGATTTCAGGACGAGTTCTTCTCTGTGAAACATGAGAATTCAGCTGTCACCAAGGATAGTTTTTTCCACCAGTATCTTGCATTGCGTGAAATGGATCCACTGGATGCTGTAGGCCAAAGTCCAGATTCCCTTTTTGGGAACTTCTGCCGGAGCAAATATATAGTGGTGGTTCATCCAAAGATGGAGGCTTCATTCTTTGGGAACTTGGATCAGCGAAACTACATTATGGGTGGCGGGCACCCAAGAACAGCTTTCTACCAGGCTTTTCTGAAACTAGCCAAGTCAATTTGGCTTTTGCATAGGTTGGCATATTCATTTGATCCTCCAGTTAGAGTATTTCAAGTCAAGAAGGGAAGTGAGTTCTCAGAGGTTTATATGGAAAGCGTCCTGAAGAACTTTATCGTAGACGAAAACGAGGAGAAGCCTAAGGTTGGTCTGATGGTTATGCCTGGTTTCTATATCGGCGGCAGTGTGATCCAATGCCAAGTCTACCTAACCGGCGTGAAGGTTACAGAATGA
- the LOC107770148 gene encoding 21 kDa protein-like has translation MEKITLFLILFFFNISIFSFVGAVKGTSASLSKPHANKLVLSQCRRTRYPKLCMTSLSKYVTSTSQPQELARAALHVSLVKAIYAKAYVNKVCKQLEQTKAKDYQVVKSCLDQISDGVSLLSNSVQELHHLNLDKENDFMWHRSNVQTWLSTVLTDAFTCMDGISGYKILGGKVKATIKAKVLNVAQVTSNALALFNGYAVRHKVSHHSNSGKINKP, from the coding sequence ATGGAAAAAATTACCCTTTtcctaattttatttttcttcaataTATCTATCTTCTCCTTTGTTGGAGCTGTGAAGGGCACTAGTGCTAGTCTTTCAAAACCTCATGCCAACAAATTGGTGTTGTCACAATGCAGGCGCACTCGTTATCCGAAGCTATGTATGACTTCTTTGTCAAAATACGTCACTTCTACATCTCAACCTCAAGAGCTAGCTCGAGCAGCATTGCATGTGAGCTTAGTTAAGGCTATCTACGCAAAAGCATACGTGAATAAGGTTTGCAAACAACTCGAACAAACAAAGGCTAAAGATTATCAAGTGGTGAAAAGTTGTTTAGATCAAATCTCAGATGGTGTTTCCCTACTTTCCAACTCGGTCCAAGAGCTTCACCATTTGAATTTAGATAAGGAAAATGATTTTATGTGGCATAGGAGTAATGTTCAAACTTGGCTTAGCACAGTATTAACTGATGCCTTCACTTGCATGGATGGAATATCTGGCTACAAAATATTAGGTGGTAAAGTAAAAGCTACAATTAAAGCTAAGGTTCTTAATGTTGCACAAGTTACTAGCAATGCTTTAGCTCTGTTTAATGGATATGCTGTTAGGCATAAAGTTTCTCATCACTCCAACTCTGGCAAAATTAACAAGCCATAG